One Myxocyprinus asiaticus isolate MX2 ecotype Aquarium Trade chromosome 20, UBuf_Myxa_2, whole genome shotgun sequence genomic region harbors:
- the LOC127411519 gene encoding prolyl hydroxylase EGLN3-like isoform X1, which produces MKNHGLLPSELTRPRSNRPKCKDHKRLNTHKLVLQYIVPCMNSYGLCIVDNFLGDRIGERVLQEVRRIHQSGTMQDGQLVSQKLGKSKAIRGDKIAWVDGTESCCQNIGFLLTRMDKVITHADGKLEKFKIRGRHKAMVACYPGNGAGYVKHVDNPNADGRCVTCIYYLNKNWNAKEHGGILRIFPEGKSYVADVEPLFDRLLLFWSDRRNPHEVQPSYATRYAITVWYFDSEERAEAKRKFRDLTATSQEGSSS; this is translated from the exons ATGAAGAACCACGGTCTGCTACCCAGCGAGCTCACGAGACCCCGCAGTAACCGGCCAAAATGTAAAGATCACAAGAGACTAAATACACACAAACTAGTCTTACAGTACATAGTCCCGTGCATGAACTCTTACGGTTTGTGTATCGTAGATAATTTTCTGGGAGACAGAATTGGCGAGCGCGTGCTGCAAGAGGTGAGACGCATTCATCAGAGTGGTACTATGCAAGATGGACAGTTAGTGAGCCAAAAACTGGGCAAAAGCAAAGCCATTCGAGGGGATAAGATCGCATGGGTCGATGGCACTGAAAGTTGCTGTCAAAACATTGGCTTTCTCTTGACCAGAATGGACAAAGTCATCACGCACGCGGACGGAAAACTAGAGAAGTTCAAAATCAGAGGGAGGCATAAG GCCATGGTTGCTTGTTATCCAGGAAATGGAGCTGGATACGTGAAACATGTAGATAACCCTAATGCAGACGGTCGCTGTGTCACCTGTATTTACTATCTGAACAAAAACTGGAATGCCAAG GAGCATGGGGGAATACTAAGGATCTTTCCCGAAGGGAAATCTTACGTGGCCGACGTTGAACCCTTGTTTGATCGACTTCTGCTTTTCTGGTCAGATCGAAGGAACCCTCATGAAGTGCAACCATCATACGCTACAAG GTATGCAATCACTGTGTGGTACTTTGACTCGGAGGAAAGAGCTGAAGCAAAAAGGAAATTCAGAGACCTGACAG CCACATCTCAAGAAGGTTCCTCATCGTAA
- the LOC127411519 gene encoding prolyl hydroxylase EGLN3-like isoform X3, producing MKNHGLLPSELTRPRSNRPKYNFLGDRIGERVLQEVRRIHQSGTMQDGQLVSQKLGKSKAIRGDKIAWVDGTESCCQNIGFLLTRMDKVITHADGKLEKFKIRGRHKAMVACYPGNGAGYVKHVDNPNADGRCVTCIYYLNKNWNAKEHGGILRIFPEGKSYVADVEPLFDRLLLFWSDRRNPHEVQPSYATRYAITVWYFDSEERAEAKRKFRDLTATSQEGSSS from the exons ATGAAGAACCACGGTCTGCTACCCAGCGAGCTCACGAGACCCCGCAGTAACCGGCCAAAAT ATAATTTTCTGGGAGACAGAATTGGCGAGCGCGTGCTGCAAGAGGTGAGACGCATTCATCAGAGTGGTACTATGCAAGATGGACAGTTAGTGAGCCAAAAACTGGGCAAAAGCAAAGCCATTCGAGGGGATAAGATCGCATGGGTCGATGGCACTGAAAGTTGCTGTCAAAACATTGGCTTTCTCTTGACCAGAATGGACAAAGTCATCACGCACGCGGACGGAAAACTAGAGAAGTTCAAAATCAGAGGGAGGCATAAG GCCATGGTTGCTTGTTATCCAGGAAATGGAGCTGGATACGTGAAACATGTAGATAACCCTAATGCAGACGGTCGCTGTGTCACCTGTATTTACTATCTGAACAAAAACTGGAATGCCAAG GAGCATGGGGGAATACTAAGGATCTTTCCCGAAGGGAAATCTTACGTGGCCGACGTTGAACCCTTGTTTGATCGACTTCTGCTTTTCTGGTCAGATCGAAGGAACCCTCATGAAGTGCAACCATCATACGCTACAAG GTATGCAATCACTGTGTGGTACTTTGACTCGGAGGAAAGAGCTGAAGCAAAAAGGAAATTCAGAGACCTGACAG CCACATCTCAAGAAGGTTCCTCATCGTAA
- the LOC127411519 gene encoding prolyl hydroxylase EGLN3-like isoform X2: MHQAQAKMPFLQQALDTQLERLALEQVVPALLDRGFYYVDNFLGEIAGHMVLSQVKRMHYCGLLNDGQLAGRSSGVCRRNIRGDKISWVNGTEKGTEAVNFLLQLIDKLISLCVGRLGKSIRARSKAMVACYPGNGAGYVKHVDNPNADGRCVTCIYYLNKNWNAKEHGGILRIFPEGKSYVADVEPLFDRLLLFWSDRRNPHEVQPSYATRYAITVWYFDSEERAEAKRKFRDLTATSQEGSSS; this comes from the exons ATGCATCAAGCTCAAGCTAAAATGCCATTTCTTCAGCAAGCATTGGACACGCAGTTGGAGAGACTGGCTTTGGAGCAGGTAGTGCCCGCTCTGTTGGACAGAGGCTTCTATTACGTGGATAATTTTTTGGGGGAGATCGCCGGACATATGGTTTTGAGTCAGGTCAAACGCATGCATTACTGCGGGCTACTGAACGACGGGCAGCTGGCGGGGCGAAGCAGTGGAGTTTGCAGGAGAAACATCAGAGGAGATAAAATATCCTGGGTTAATGGGACTGAAAAGGGCACAGAGGCTGTCAATTTCTTGTTACAACTCATAGACAAACTCATTTCTCTATGCGTTGGTCGACTGGGCAAAAGTATTCGAGCAAGGTCAAAG GCCATGGTTGCTTGTTATCCAGGAAATGGAGCTGGATACGTGAAACATGTAGATAACCCTAATGCAGACGGTCGCTGTGTCACCTGTATTTACTATCTGAACAAAAACTGGAATGCCAAG GAGCATGGGGGAATACTAAGGATCTTTCCCGAAGGGAAATCTTACGTGGCCGACGTTGAACCCTTGTTTGATCGACTTCTGCTTTTCTGGTCAGATCGAAGGAACCCTCATGAAGTGCAACCATCATACGCTACAAG GTATGCAATCACTGTGTGGTACTTTGACTCGGAGGAAAGAGCTGAAGCAAAAAGGAAATTCAGAGACCTGACAG CCACATCTCAAGAAGGTTCCTCATCGTAA